The genomic window CGGCGAACACGCCCGTGTCGCTGCCGCGTAGGCCGGCCGGGTCGATACCGGCCCGCTCCAGGGTCTCCCAGGCGACTTCGAGCAGCAGCCGCTGCTGCGGGTCGGTGGCCAGCGCCTCGCGCGGGCTGATGCCGAAGAACTCGGCGTCGAAGCGGTCCGCGTCGTAGAGGAATCCGCCGCGCCGGGTGTACGACGTGGTGGCCCGCTCGGGGTCCGGGTCGTAGAGGGTGTCCAGGTCCCAGCCGCGGTCGGGCGGGAAGCCGCCGGTGGCGTCCACGCCGTCGGCTACCAGCCGCCACAGATCCTCGGGCCCGCGCACCCCGCCCGGGTAGCGGCACCCCATGGCGACCACGGCGATCGGGTCGGTCCGTTCGGCCTCCAACTCCCGCACCCGCTGCCGGGCGCGCCGCAGGTCCGCGGTCACCCGCTTGAGGTAGTCGACGAGCTTCGCCTCGTCCGCCATGGCCACTCCCACCCTCTCCCGCGTCCGCGCCGCGGTCAGTTGCCGCGCCGCCGGCCGGCCAGCCGCAGCGCACGCCACAGTGCGCCGAAGACCAACCGCTTGACGTCCCGCACGCCGAGCATCCGCAACAGCGACAGCAGCACCCACACCCGGGTTTCCAGCAGATGCGACGGCGAGCCGTGCACGTCGTCGTTGTCCACCAGGTCGAGCCGCCGCACCGAGCGCCGCAGCGCCTGCGGGTCCGCGGCCGGGATGATCTCGTCGCGCCGGCTCCACAGGCACGCCACCGGCACGTCCAGCGCGGCCAGTTCACCGTCGGTCAGGCCCCACCCGGCCACCCGGTCGCCGACCCCCTCGGGCGCCGTGCCCAGCAGGTGCGCCAGCGTGTCGACGGTGACCCTCGGCACCCGCGCCTGCCAGGCGCGGTCGGCGAAGAACGCGCTGACCGGCACACCCGCGGTGATCACACCCCTGATCCGGGGGTCGGCCGCCGCGGCCCGCAGTGCCAGGTGACCGCTGAAACTCAACGCCACCAGATACGTCCGCGCGGTGTCCGCCCGCTCGCCGACCGCGTCCAGGATCGCCGACAGCATCGCGGGGCTGTCCTCGTCGTACGGGAGGGTGTTCTCGCCGACCCCGGGCATCTCCGCGACCACGCCCGCCACGCCCAGCCGGGTGGCCTGCACCAGGATCGGCGCCCACTGCTCCTTCACGCTCACGATGCCGCCGGTGACCAGCA from Streptomyces sp. NBC_01198 includes these protein-coding regions:
- a CDS encoding alpha/beta hydrolase produces the protein MTEGRTTAGSVPTAGAANDVEELKQFVEVHAKAQQLSPDRYHPLLARITDDGEGTPGSWVYEWSREGARAEAAGRLLEASRYYNMARFPFVNGPARQQALDRCVAAFDAWRGTRKGIERLDVDLPAGRVRCWTSGLPAAGSGGKHRPLLLVTGGIVSVKEQWAPILVQATRLGVAGVVAEMPGVGENTLPYDEDSPAMLSAILDAVGERADTARTYLVALSFSGHLALRAAAADPRIRGVITAGVPVSAFFADRAWQARVPRVTVDTLAHLLGTAPEGVGDRVAGWGLTDGELAALDVPVACLWSRRDEIIPAADPQALRRSVRRLDLVDNDDVHGSPSHLLETRVWVLLSLLRMLGVRDVKRLVFGALWRALRLAGRRRGN